Proteins from a single region of Deltaproteobacteria bacterium:
- a CDS encoding SufE family protein, giving the protein MDIEELIENFELLGDWEDRYRYIIELGRKLPDFEEAHRVENYLVRGCQSQVWLVCDKQDALLQFNADSDAHIVRGLLSIILMMYSNKSAKEILSVDAKAVFKELGLDQHLSPSRANGLNSMVQRIQAYAQADAS; this is encoded by the coding sequence ATGGACATCGAAGAACTGATTGAAAACTTCGAACTTCTCGGTGATTGGGAAGACAGATACCGCTACATCATCGAATTGGGACGTAAACTACCCGATTTTGAAGAAGCGCACCGGGTGGAAAACTACTTGGTTCGTGGGTGCCAGAGTCAGGTTTGGCTAGTCTGTGATAAGCAGGATGCCCTACTGCAATTCAATGCCGACAGCGATGCACACATCGTTCGAGGTTTATTGAGCATTATTCTCATGATGTATTCAAACAAGAGCGCTAAAGAAATTCTCAGCGTTGATGCCAAAGCCGTCTTTAAAGAGCTTGGTTTGGATCAACATTTAAGTCCCAGCCGAGCCAATGGCCTCAATTCAATGGTGCAACGTATTCAAGCCTACGCACAAGCCGACGCTTCTTAA